The following proteins are co-located in the Solea senegalensis isolate Sse05_10M linkage group LG12, IFAPA_SoseM_1, whole genome shotgun sequence genome:
- the cysltr1 gene encoding cysteinyl leukotriene receptor 1 encodes MEHLNVTNNTFINSVDCPSIDDFRNQVYSTSYGLITVFGLVGNGFALAVLLKTSQQSSPFHVYMINLAVSDLLFVLTLPMRIIYYVKRGQWDLGDILCRISSYCLYVNLYCSIYFMAAMSITRFLAIVFPVQNLRLVTENRARLVSVVIWLLICISSIPFLLTGQHFDLTTNKTKCFDPQPGKGDWQKLRKLNHLSMTLGFGLPFLVILLCYAGIIHALLTRTNAARQQRDTGIKAIRMIVIVLLTFLICFTPYHVQRTIHLNFMTRNDTTCSEKVAMQKSVVVTLSLAAANSCFDPMLYFFSGEAFRRRLSSIRFAMTNRGGIKS; translated from the coding sequence ATGGAGCacctaaatgtgacaaacaataCTTTCATAAACTCTGTGGACTGTCCGTCCATCGATGACTTCCGTAACCAGGTGTACTCCACATCTTACGGCCTCATCACTGTGTTCGGCCTGGTTGGGAACGGGTTTGCCCTGGCAGTGCTGCTTAAAACAAGCCAGCAGAGTTCTCCCTTTCATGTCTACATGATAAACCTGGCTGTGTCTGACCTGCTCTTTGTTTTGACACTGCCAATGCGAATTATTTACTATGTCAAAAGGGGCCAGTGGGACCTCGGGGATATCCTCTGTCGCATCAGTTCCTACTGCCTCTATGTCAACCTCTACTGCAGTATTTACTTCATGGCTGCCATGTCTATCACACGTTTCTTGGCCATTGTCTTCCCTGTGCAGAACCTGCGGCTGGTGACAGAGAACCGGGCCCGACTGGTGTCCGTTGTCATATGGTTGCTCATCTGTATTTCGTCAATTCCCTTCCTCTTGACTGGCCAGCATTTTGATTTGACCACAAATAAAACCAAGTGCTTCGATCCTCAACCAGGGAAGGGCGATTGGCAGAAACTACGTAAACTGAACCATCTTTCTATGACTTTAGGCTTCGGTCTGCCATTCCTGGTAATCCTGCTCTGCTATGCCGGCATCATCCATGCCCTGCTCACTCGCACCAATGCTGCGAGACAGCAACGGGACACGGGCATCAAAGCCATCCGAATGATTGTCATTGTCTTGCTGACCTTCCTCATCTGCTTCACACCGTACCATGTGCAGCGAACTATCCACCTGAACTTTATGACTCGGAACGACACCACCTGCTCAGAGAAGGTTGCGATGCAGAAGTCTGTGGTGGTGACGCTGAGTCTGGCTGCTGCCAACTCCTGCTTTGACCCTatgctttattttttctctggaGAGGCTTTCCGCCGCCGCTTGTCCTCAATTCGATTTGCAATGACAAACAGGGGTGGTATAAAATCATAG